In the Vanacampus margaritifer isolate UIUO_Vmar chromosome 9, RoL_Vmar_1.0, whole genome shotgun sequence genome, ggataTATTGGGGTTTCCGCCGGACAGcaacaaaatgttgcatttaaaaaGTTCTACAGGCTATCAAAATCCCCTCAGCCTATATACCTCCAAATTGGGTGTTTTCTAATAGCTAAACTGCTGCTTTCATGTGTTGAAAATTGTCCACAAAAATCATTGAAATTGAGCTGCTTTATTGTATCCCGTCAAGGGAACTCACTACTGCTGCGACTGAGATTTTACAGAACATACATCACCGTTTAATTTGGTACATGTTCAAATGTTGTCTGTTTGTAACAGTACTTGAGATCTCGACATGGGCCAGAAAAAGGTACATTTGATTCATAAGACATTTCCAGGTTATCTGACCTTTTGCCACcatattcaaaattattatgcaaatgatgttttttttcttatttctatAGTCTGTGCAGTGTACTGTTCCAAATTTCTAACACTGTTTTGGAATCTGTGTTCTCTCATAGCACAAACAGGTAGTAGTAGATAAACATTTCCAGTGTTCCAGCAGGTCACATTCTGGTACTTTACAGCCATGCATTGCTATTTCTGATCCATTTTCCTAATTTCATTTTAGCTAAACAAAGCAGCACTTCTTAATTGCTAAAGCCGCTTTTCCATTGTACTGGTTCTACCCAAAACAGCCTGGCTCTGCCCTGTGTGGtcaatttttgattaaaaattttcagGGCAAGCGGGTTACAATGGAACCGCTTTTCAGAACCTGCTCCAAGGTGGTTCTAAAATGCAGGCCGAGCGGTGCGGACATCACTGTCACCTGATAGGCCGACAGATGTAAGCGTatctttaaaaggaaccccgactgtcatgacaagttttctctatgttatttatttggtttttacaattttgagattaatttttgaaaaatcatttccagtttaatacattttgtagaaactttatttggacgtacgccgccattgctatttacgttgcaacgcattcagtgcgtagtgacgtagaatggcggcaggctctctgtcgagcaatgtgaaatgcctataaagaaagcaaggtaagcctccgtagcgttcctaaaggggcgatcaaaactcttgaatgcgtctggtgatgAGACCAAGGCGTGGAGGAAGGTAACTCTTTCAATTGTATGTTGGTTCTTTTGAAACGTTATGAGGCTATGATGCTTTCTTTATaattataggcgtttcacattgctcggcagtgaatgtgttgcgacgtaaataacaatggtatGTCCAAATAaggtttctacaaaatgtattaaactggaaatgatttttcaaaaattaatctgttatgttggtaacaaccaaataaataatatagcgcAAACTTGTCacgacagtcggggttccttttaagtgaTGCGGTAAGTAACTCCACTGCAAACGGCCATTTCCTGAGTTTATGTGAGCGAGACAGAGCCGCCCGCTGtcaagtcataaaaatacagtacacatacTGTCTTTTGCAACAGTACTTaaccatatttataatttcatatgtAACAATGGATGAAATAGTAGAGTTTGTTGATCAAAATTTTAGCGAGTGGCGCGCACCTTTCCGGGTCCACCTTCCAGTGGGCTTGACCGCGATGAAGACATCCTCCGGCAGGAGCCTCTTCAGACACCTGATGGTGACGATGAGGCATCGGAGGCAGCAACTCGAAGAGGTGGTCAAGTAAATTAAAGACCTGGCGACGTGCGCACGACGAGGCTTAACTTTAAACCTGGACATTGATTATTCGTCGTTGTAATCTGCGGCATCGCCACATCATGCACACGATTCAAAATATAAATCACTGCATAACCAGTGGCTTACGGCAGAACAACGCCTACTGTGAGTGTAAAAGTGGAGACGCACACTTCAGTTGATCCCATCACCAATCCCGCCCCATTTGATTGGTGCCAGTTTTGTAATGCATAAGCATAGGGTCGGGGCCTTTCTGTAACCTGTAATGGAAAAGCGGCTTAAGAGTTGAGACTGGTTGGAATATTGTATCTTGACAATTGATTATTCATTTTTCCTATCAGTGGCTGAGGAAGTGGTAATATTTTAGTTCATTCAAATCTACGGTGTCAAACAAAGATGCATGCTCTTGTTTTTCTGTCCGCCTAGGTTTACCACacattgattagatattttgtCATGCACAGAATGGGGAATGCATGGCCAACCGCCACCGCCTCCTCCACCACCTCCTGAACAAACCTGGATTCCTCCTGGCTCAGCTCAGATGGATGTTGTGAACCCCAGTGAGGATAGCAACAGCCAGGACAGTGCAGAGTTCAACTCTGAAGCACGCCGCGGGGTTTTCCCCCAGAACAGCCATGGGTATGGGGCACAGCCCGACAGCTACGCCATGGCCCCCATGGCCATAAACCAGTTTGATTATCAGGTATGCAGATGATGCAGTAAAAATTGTTGAAGCATTTGGGTTTTCCATAGAAACGTTGCCAGGTCCAATCATCTAGGTGTATCAGTCATTGCCTCCTTGAGGCAGTTGAAAGGAGTCTATTGGCATGTTGAGGATCCAGCATGGTTTGGTATTCTTTTGATAGCTTTTGAGCCAAACAACTTTACCAGCAGTCGTGGGTCATCTTGGCTTTTAGCATTCCAGAAGATGATGTCCCCAACCCGGCATTTCCGACTTTTGATTACTTCATGTAACTTGTGATTTTTGTGCTGTCTCTTAACAGCATGGAGCTGCTTCAGCTTTTCCCCCGCCGCCCTCTGGCTTCCATGCCCCATACTGGCAGGGTCCCCCTCAGAACAGACGGGATGCCCGACCACCTGGCTTTAGGGACCGACCCAGATCGCCTCTCCAGCTTCCTATTAAACAGGAAGCCCCAGCACCACTTGGTAAACCCATTCTCGTTTCATGGGCTATGCCTGTgacacaaactaaaatgaacacaaaataattttCCCGACCATTTCTCTTATTTCTCTCCTTATTTATATTTCCTTATTATCATTCAATAGTtggatttccatccatccatttttatttgaattttcaagaaatgtgaaaataaaactgaatggaaacttAGTAAagagaaaaggaaaatgcaaattctgGCTATGGAAACCGCTGGCaggaccggatattacgtcacacgtacgtttgtagtcccaaagcaatgtcggacgacaaagtaaggtatgtttggggggacgacaaaACATAAATCTGTTTGGAATTAGTTAGAGAatcgaatattaatgctattctagatggaaaacagcaaagactacgtttatcaagaattacataGGAAAACTCATACGACATCATTGCACgtcgcagtcgcttcctgtttttcttcttcttcttttaaattactggtgtataccgccacctactgtggcggagtcccctctcaatattcgcaatagaagaacagatggaaacgggcataagtcgcatgtccgctTCGCGCATAggaaattcgcttaaaaaaatgtaaacaattggatggaaacttgACTATTGTGGGAACTGAAGTTGGAATGCCAATTAATGGAATATTGAGTGATGAAGTCAGTGCCAAATTAACAGTAATATAAAAGTAGTAATATGTGGCGCACTCATTTGGACCTTTGACCACCTCCAGATGCAGTGAAAAGGCGTACACTACCTGCCTGGATCCGTGAAGGGCTAGAAAAGAGGGACCGAGAAAATCAGAAGAAACTAGAGCGAGAGCGAATGGAGAAGGAGCGTGCGGATATGTCAAAAGAGGATGACAGAGAGCATGAAGTGGATGAGGGGGGTGATGGGCCTCGTCTACCCCGAAAGAGCAAATTTGtaagcagacttttttttttgtgtcattctattgtaaaaacaggatttttgtCTTTCATATCCTTGGTGAAAGATATTGAAAGTCATGAGCTGTTTAACGTCTATGCTTTTGTCTTTATCAGGACAGTGATGATGAAGCAAATGAAGACAATGATGAAGAAAAGCCTCCTccaaaaaaagagttttttgtGCAGAGCCCATCACCTCCTGCAGAAGATAGTGAGCCTGAAATGACAGAGGAGGAAAAGGAATTCCAGATGGTCTGTCCTCCGTTACAAATCATGTCATAGTTATGAGGGTACGGCTGACTGgatttctgttttgttgctTCAAGATGATCGTCACAAAGACACTCCTCACGGAGATCCTTCTGGAAGTCACCAATGAAGAGATCCAGCATGTGGCAAAAGAAGTGCACCGCAAAGCAACACGAGGTCTGCTCTTGTCTTGTTCGGCTAATGCTTTATTGCTTTTCACACAAGCAGTTAAACTTTAAACTGAATCTAAGATGTGCACAATAACCAAGTCTGGTAAAGAAGAAGTGGCTGAGCATTAAACGGGAATATGATATAATTAGTATTTACAACCATTCTCTGCTAATGCATCAGCAAGAGCTGAGCATTTGAAACCTGTAGTGATCAATGGCACTTACGGTCCTGCGGCCCAGCTGCCACCAACATTAGGAGCCATGTGGTGCACTAGTACAGAGTGGTTCTTTCCCTCCTCTGAATGCTTTGATGTGGATTGTCTGACGGAAGTTTGGTTGTTAATCCTCTCTCttttctcccattttttttttattttttctcctgttACCAATGGCAGCTCATGTGAATAGTGCTTTATCTGTGACCCACCCCTTCTCTAGCGACTCTTGCCTTTGAGAGAATGGCAATATGTGTTTTAACATGTTGTTCCTGTTGTTGATGTGAATCAAAGCTCCTGCAAAACAGCTGGCACAGTCAAGTGCACTGACTTCTCTGACTGGTCTCAGTGAGTATCCCTTTTTTTACGGTGGGTGGGCGGGCGGGcaggaatataatttttttctttattagttATATAGTTTGGGGGAAGGTGGCAGGACAAATCATACCACCCAGATATTCACCATAAGTTGTCGCAGTTCATATAAAGCTCGCTGGTTGTTTTGGGTGTCGTTTTGCCCCCTTTTATGATAGAAGCATGCAATACATcaatattgtttggtctaacgTTTTAAGTTATACAAATTACCTCTAAATCAGACTTTGGGTTCAGATTGATGATTTCACACATGCAATGCAAGAACTTGCTGTTAATCCTTGTCCAACACTAAAATATGGGGGTTCTGTGTTGGCAGGCGGACTGGGTGACTATGGTTCAGAGGAGAGCGGAGACGAGGACGACCGCAGCGCCCGAGGGTCGGAATCCTCCGACACTGATGAGGAAGAGTTGCGCCTTCGTATCCGGGAGAAGCTGGATGCCTTCTATCGCAAGGAGCGAGAAATGCAACAACTCCAAGAAAAACAAGCGCAGGATGCTCTTCTTGCTCGTGGTGGGACCTTATTATATAGTGTTTAATTTATGATTACTTGCAGTCATGTTGGCTGTAAAATCGTAAAAGTACTCACAACAAGCATTTTCTCCTTTTGTCTCTATAGAGGAAATGGTGAAGGAACGATTGAGCAGAGAAAGAGTTGAATATGATGAAGGCCAGTCAGAAAATTATCACAAAGAGGAAGTAAAAGAGAGGGAGCCAGAGCCCTTGGTAGAGAAGCGTAGGTCTCGTAGTGAGATTGAGAGTAATGAAGGAAGGCATTCGGGCAGGGGGAAGGAGAGGTCAGGTAGAAGTGGTAGCAATTCCCCAGCCAACGGTCACAGCAGCAGCTCTCGTTCTTCCTCCAGCCGCAGCAGCAGTCGGTCGTCCTCTTCATCTTCAACATCATCTTCTCGTAGTTCCTCGCGATCCTCTTCCCCTCGAAGGAAAAGGAGGCGTAGTAGATCTTCTTCCCATAAGGCCCGCCGGCGTAGTCGTAGCCGCAGCTCTCGTAGACGTCGCAGTGAAAAGGTCCGGGACAAGAGGAGAAGCAGCACGGAGCAAAGAGCGGCACACCGCAAGAAAGACCGCAGCGATTCCAGAGAACGAAGGAATCGTAGGAGTGTCTCTAGATCGAGAGACCGGGGCAGGGCCCGGGGCCGAGACAGCCGTAGTCGTAGCAGAGACAAGGGCAGGGAGAAGGAGAAAGACCAAGATAGGGAAGAGAAAGATGCGAAAAGAAGCAGGGAGCGCGGAGACAATAGTCATGGCAGCAAGCACAAGCAGAAATCCTCCAGCAAAGATGAAGAGAGGAAGCGAGATCGAAGCCGTAGCCatgagaaagacaaaaaaaagaaggataaAGATAAGGAGAGAGACtctgagagaaagaaagagaaaccaAGGACTAAAGAAAAGACCAATTCTTCAGTTAGTGAGGAAAATGGCAAATTAAAGAAACAGAAAGAGATGGACTCTCAGGCTGACTCGCATGGTGACAAGTACTGCAGGCAGGATAGCAAATCCAGCAAAAAGGGCTCAGCCAAAGCTAGCAAGAAATTGTCCAACTCCGATTCAAGCAGATCTCCAACACCGGAACTTAGTAAGGAAAAGAAATCTAAGAAATCCAAACGTAGTCGCTCACGGTCAGTGGAAAAATCGCACAAGTCTGGTAAGAAGGCAAGCCGCAAACACAAGTCTAAGTCGCGATCAAGGTAGTATTCATTTTTGTTCTCTTATGTTCCTATTCTGTGTTCTCATTGAATGTCTAAATGTGATTTCTCTCAAGTCATCTTAACCAACATGTTTAAATTGTAGGAAATGATCCATTTTTGGACACATGTTTTGGGAAGCTGGCTATCAAATGCAATTGTGTAGATTCAACTATGGCCTCATGTTGCAGTGCTCAGGCCTCTTCTGCAGTGTGCCTTGCAAACTTTATGATGCTTGAGAGCTTTCCAGGCCAATTTGTAGGTCAAATGGAATCACACCTCAGGTCCTACAGCATGTTGTGCAGGGTAGACTTTCAGAACaataatttgtgattttttttggtcaaaatcTGGTGTGTGAGGTGGGAAAGTTGTATACTGAATGTTACTTTTCTTGTTGTCTAATAAACTCTATCAATGCATTATtaatctgtttttgtgtgtccttTTCCAGGTCAGCTTCCCCAAATCGTCGTAGCAGACACTGAGGACGTGCTTCCCCACATCTAAGTTCCACAAGTTCAAGTGGCTTGTCTCATTGTAGAGGCAGTTGTGTAGGTGGTCATCCCTTTACCGTTCTTTCTCCGCtgtaaatatgttatttttaaagtgtgtttgAGGAGCAAGACGTGAATAGTTCATTCAGTCTTTCTTGTATCATTGGCGAAGCATTAAATCTTGGCTGACACTATGAACTGAAGTTGTTTTAACAGGATCCGCAGCTTTCGCCACCAAACGTTATTGTAAGATCTCCAATAAAACTATTTGTCCTTGTCTTGCTTCATTAATTCCTGATGCTGACTAGCGTTAACATGCATATTGatcaatttaaaatggggaaacaaAAAGATTTGGTTCAAGTTTTCTGTTTGTATTATGTTATTTGTCTGGGGTGGCACAAGCTCActtgttaaaaaggaaaaaatagatttaaagTTTGGAGCCGAAACCGTCAAAGTCATGTAGCAGACAATGGCATCTACAGTAGTTGGTAGAGTGATGCTATCCTGCTTCTTGACTGCcaaggtgcccttgagcaagggaATAACCATCCTCTGGTCTAGCTCGAGGTACAGCACTGGACACCCGCATACGCAGTACAGGATCTGCGAATTCACCCATTTgcagatgtttttttcattcaatatatatatatatatatatatatatatacatgtgtgtgtgtatgtatgtatatatatatatatatatattttttttttttttgcaaagccgCTGATGAACATCAAATCTGCGTTATTCCAACATCTCACCTCCAATGCAATGTGCAATTGTGAAGGTGAGGTGGCACATTCCCTCTATGCGAATTGCAGGGGTCCACAGTACAACGGTGTAAATTATGTTTCTTTAAGGGATTATAAATTACTGTAGCCCTAGAAAAAGTTTATAAGGATTTAGGTGGGATCATGTCGGGATGACTAAACAGGTGAGCTACATTTGACTTAAACCTTTCAATGCACATCCCAAAATTTCAGTGTTTAAGTAAGATGTGCACAACTTGCTGTTTGTTCTCTATCAAGAACGGTAAATTGATAGCTAGTGTTTGATGCATTAATTTGCCAAAACATTTactatgttatatatatatttttggacaGTCATAATCGTcctgttcacattttgacatgagACCAAGATGACGCCTGGCAGGTGATAATAGTAATTTGCCATTGACGATTCTTGTCAAAAGGCAAAGGCAGGTAGCTGCAATGCTGCATGGCGTGCCCATCCAGTGGAGTGGCTTGGGCGCCATCTACAGTATAGGGGCGGATTTAGAGGGTTAACCTGcaaattgtggggggggggttacgatAAAAATGGCATGTCAAAATGTTGCTGGTCTCTCTTCACTTAACATTAGCAAGCATAACCATATTATGTATTAACTGGTAATGCAGGTAAAGCTTCCTGACTAACCAGGCAACTATATTTTACATATTGttatcaaaatattttgtgttgtttttgtagaGCGATGACAAGTACTCGTGGCCGGGGGCCCCAACAGTTCCTATAATTTAATGTTGGTTTTCTTGTTGATTGACTCCTGCGAAAACCAAAATTATGATTTTCTAGCCTAGCCATCACAAAAGTTACATTCATGCGATCCACGTAAATGGATTCATCATAAATTATGCGCGTCAGGAACGCTTCGTCTActcttttctgtttttgtttctgaaCGAGCCGTTTATATTAGAGTACCGCGGTACTCTGTCAGCTTTTTAATGTCAAGTATTATTTGTCATTGTATTTAACATGTTCGCAAACAAGTTTGGACGTACCATGTTAGGGTTATGCAGCCGCAATGCAGGGTCCGTATGCGGTGTTGTACAAAGTAACGTGGGTCGGAACCGATTCAGTTGGACTGTGTTGTGTCAACGGCGGACGCTGTGGCTCCAAATGAATGCTGGGGGGCGGACACAACAGTACGCCGTGCACCGTCCTGCCAGGTACTGTAAGGAGTGTGTTATGGCATTCCTCTCAAAAGAATCTCTTACAGTAGTTACACACATTAAGAAAGTCAGAAACAAATGGATGCATATTACTGTTTGACGCAACAACAGCTAGTCCTATAATTCCCCACATAAACGTAAAGGTTTGTATTGGCACATAACATGATAAACAATTGCTGAAATAGGAACTCTAAAACTCCAAACTTGCAGTTCATGTTAGAGGCTGTTTAAACGGtccttttacaatttttttgattGGTTAAAGCAATAAGAATGTAAAtatttaagaatactttttaaCATCGACAACATCTAATTTTTGCACGTATAGGCCTACACGTTCATTGCATTAGTTAATGTAATTTTGTGCGTAAATAAATCGTCATATTTTTTGTCATGGACTACATCAAGGGTGTCCAAATCCAGTCCTCAATGGCCACTAGCCTGCATGTTATTAAATGTTTGCCTCTTCCAACACACCGGATTTAAATGaccagctcattagcaagcttgGCAGAAGCCTGCTAATTATCCTGAttgtttgaatcaggtgtgttggaggaaggaATCATCTAACACAGGGGTGCTcaaattcggtcctcgagatcccctatccagcctgttttccatgtgtccctcctgcagcacagctgaatctaatgatcagctcatcagcacgctttgcagaagcctgataacgatcctgatcatgaatcaggtgtgttagtggagagaaacatggaaaacaggctggatagtggctctcgaggaccgaacttggccacccctgatctaacACATGCAGGATAGTGGACCTCGAGCACCtgatttggacacccctggacCACATCATGTAACCGCTCCGAAAGGAGACTAAACATTGCAGTGTCACCATTTAATTTGCTGTCTTTTTCATTTCCTCTATCACAACGATACGTTGATAACTATGGATTCAATCAAGTGATTCTTCAGAACACTGTTCCTtcagaaaacacatttctgtcaCACCGACTTATGCTGATTGACAAGGGTGGTCTTGACTGCCACAATATGCTGGCCGCTCTGATGTAAACAAGAAGCAGCTGGACACAGGCACGGTGGCCTCTAATCTAGTGTACCaaacctctcacccaaagttaGCGGAGATAGACTCAGCTCATCTGTGATAATAATGTGCACAAGTTGTGTAAATACTTAATTCCCTCATTTTTACACATCAGTGTGATTAGCATGTGTCATTGTGCATAAACAGAACACATAAGCCATTTTCCAAATTGACATGATGTCATGATCAGCCctatttgtaatatttgtgcATTTCTCCCCTGCCAAGTACAAGAGAAGTCCATCAAACCACAGTGGACCCTGATGAGCTGAAACGGTTCCGTTCACTTGCCAGCAAGTGGTGGGATGAAGATGGCGAGTTCAGGGCCCTTCATGCTATGAATGACCTGAGAGTGCCTTTCATAAGGTGTGTTTGCACAGATGATGTATTGCAatgaatatatttaaaaatgtaatgcttGGAAGTCCTGCCCAAGTGGGCTATCAGATATATTGGTTGTCTAAACACAACCTGGGGGCATCTCTTCTTGTGGTGTATAAACTGAAGATGACAAGATTCCTCCACTCATGGACATATTTTCAGCCAATAGCATTGGAGTGTCCCCGGCGCTGCAT is a window encoding:
- the pnisr gene encoding arginine/serine-rich protein PNISR is translated as MWDQGGQPWPQWPLSQQQWMQSFQHQQDPGQVDWAALAQAWIAHKESTGSEPNIQPNGQDIPGLELPAQGNHGSFQGDSAFGRMWQPEWGMHGQPPPPPPPPPEQTWIPPGSAQMDVVNPSEDSNSQDSAEFNSEARRGVFPQNSHGYGAQPDSYAMAPMAINQFDYQHGAASAFPPPPSGFHAPYWQGPPQNRRDARPPGFRDRPRSPLQLPIKQEAPAPLDAVKRRTLPAWIREGLEKRDRENQKKLERERMEKERADMSKEDDREHEVDEGGDGPRLPRKSKFDSDDEANEDNDEEKPPPKKEFFVQSPSPPAEDSEPEMTEEEKEFQMMIVTKTLLTEILLEVTNEEIQHVAKEVHRKATRAPAKQLAQSSALTSLTGLSGLGDYGSEESGDEDDRSARGSESSDTDEEELRLRIREKLDAFYRKEREMQQLQEKQAQDALLAREEMVKERLSRERVEYDEGQSENYHKEEVKEREPEPLVEKRRSRSEIESNEGRHSGRGKERSGRSGSNSPANGHSSSSRSSSSRSSSRSSSSSSTSSSRSSSRSSSPRRKRRRSRSSSHKARRRSRSRSSRRRRSEKVRDKRRSSTEQRAAHRKKDRSDSRERRNRRSVSRSRDRGRARGRDSRSRSRDKGREKEKDQDREEKDAKRSRERGDNSHGSKHKQKSSSKDEERKRDRSRSHEKDKKKKDKDKERDSERKKEKPRTKEKTNSSVSEENGKLKKQKEMDSQADSHGDKYCRQDSKSSKKGSAKASKKLSNSDSSRSPTPELSKEKKSKKSKRSRSRSVEKSHKSGKKASRKHKSKSRSRSASPNRRSRH